A window of the Gemmatimonadota bacterium genome harbors these coding sequences:
- a CDS encoding EutN/CcmL family microcompartment protein codes for MTLCRVVGEVISTHKNEHLIGQKLLLVQPLTLEGEAEGGDLIALDVVDAGVGDTVLVMREGGSARIVLADEDSPVQAVIVGVVDRIDFLPAETR; via the coding sequence GTGACTCTGTGCAGGGTGGTGGGCGAGGTGATCTCGACGCACAAGAACGAGCACCTCATAGGCCAGAAGCTCCTGCTGGTCCAGCCGCTGACGCTCGAGGGCGAAGCGGAAGGCGGCGACCTCATTGCGCTGGACGTGGTGGATGCCGGCGTGGGCGATACGGTGCTGGTCATGCGGGAGGGCGGTTCCGCACGCATCGTGCTGGCCGATGAGGACTCGCCCGTTCAGGCCGTGATCGTGGGCGTGGTGGATCGGATCGACTTCTTGCCCGCGGAGACGAGATGA
- a CDS encoding EutN/CcmL family microcompartment protein, which yields MNLARIIGRVVVTVKSPGLGTATLQWVEPVDRFGRPRGKPLVALDTIGSGPGELVFYVTAREATIPLVHRMVPVDASIIGFVDRLRLEEES from the coding sequence ATGAACCTGGCCCGTATCATTGGCAGGGTGGTGGTCACGGTGAAGAGCCCGGGGCTGGGAACGGCCACGCTCCAGTGGGTCGAGCCGGTGGATCGGTTTGGGCGGCCGCGAGGCAAGCCGCTGGTGGCGCTGGACACGATCGGTTCGGGGCCCGGCGAGCTGGTGTTCTACGTCACGGCGCGGGAAGCGACCATACCGCTGGTGCACCGCATGGTGCCGGTGGACGCCTCGATCATCGGCTTTGTCGACCGCCTGCGGCTGGAGGAGGAATCGTGA
- a CDS encoding rhomboid family intramembrane serine protease, with translation MFPLRDENPTELTPLFTIGLIVVNVGAWVYLQGAGLSFSLLNESVCRYGMIPAEVTGQTGAFGGIELAAGVVCRFGGLEWEAVLTSMFLHGSWLHLIGNMWFLWLFGNNVEDSMGHLRYGLFYLVVGLAAAAAHIWAAADSPVPTVGASGAISGIMGAYLLLYPRIRIHTLFFFFPFVRIIPIPAWLVLGLWIVIQVLSGATMPTAGGGIAFWAHVGGFVAGVALVKIFENERLVRAKRRKVRLSPWELEHRGWW, from the coding sequence TTGTTCCCATTGCGCGACGAGAACCCGACCGAGCTGACGCCTCTGTTCACGATCGGCCTGATCGTGGTCAACGTCGGCGCCTGGGTCTACCTGCAGGGAGCCGGGCTGTCCTTCTCCTTGCTGAACGAGTCCGTCTGCCGCTACGGGATGATCCCGGCCGAGGTGACGGGCCAGACGGGTGCGTTTGGCGGCATCGAGCTGGCGGCGGGCGTGGTCTGCCGTTTCGGCGGCCTCGAGTGGGAGGCCGTGCTGACCAGCATGTTCCTGCATGGCAGTTGGCTGCACCTGATCGGCAACATGTGGTTTCTCTGGCTCTTCGGCAACAACGTGGAAGATTCGATGGGGCACCTGCGTTATGGGCTGTTCTACCTGGTTGTGGGTTTGGCGGCCGCGGCCGCGCACATCTGGGCGGCCGCCGATTCGCCGGTGCCCACGGTAGGTGCTTCGGGCGCGATCAGCGGCATCATGGGCGCCTACCTGCTGCTCTACCCGCGCATCCGGATCCACACTCTCTTTTTCTTTTTCCCCTTCGTCCGTATCATTCCCATCCCTGCCTGGCTGGTGCTGGGCCTCTGGATCGTGATCCAGGTGCTTTCCGGCGCCACCATGCCGACGGCGGGCGGGGGCATTGCCTTCTGGGCGCACGTGGGCGGGTTCGTCGCGGGCGTGGCGCTGGTCAAGATCTTCGAGAACGAGCGGCTGGTGCGAGCCAAGAGGCGCAAGGTGCGGCTGAGCCCCTGGGAGCTCGAGCACCGGGGGTGGTGGTGA
- a CDS encoding Hsp70 family protein, whose product MASKVIGIDLGTTNSVVAVMEGGDPVVIPNAEGGRTTPSVVAFTRDAERLVGQVARRQAITNPKNTVFSIKRFMGRRCSEVEAERKRVPYEVRCDAEDRVQGHFPFADKTFSRPVFSAKFLQLMKQTAEDYLG is encoded by the coding sequence ATGGCCAGCAAAGTCATTGGCATTGATCTGGGCACCACCAACTCCGTGGTGGCCGTCATGGAGGGCGGCGACCCGGTGGTCATTCCGAACGCGGAAGGTGGCCGCACGACCCCGTCGGTAGTGGCGTTCACGCGGGACGCGGAGCGGCTGGTGGGCCAGGTCGCGCGGCGCCAGGCCATCACGAACCCGAAGAACACGGTTTTTTCGATCAAGCGGTTCATGGGCCGGCGCTGCTCGGAGGTGGAGGCGGAGCGCAAGCGCGTGCCGTACGAGGTGCGTTGCGATGCCGAGGACCGGGTGCAGGGCCACTTCCCGTTTGCGGACAAGACGTTCTCGCGGCCCGTGTTCTCGGCCAAGTTCCTGCAGTTGATGAAGCAAACGGCCGAGGATTACCTGGGC